A genome region from Scyliorhinus torazame isolate Kashiwa2021f chromosome 13, sScyTor2.1, whole genome shotgun sequence includes the following:
- the ccdc71 gene encoding coiled-coil domain-containing protein 71L, whose protein sequence is MAVFAAEERVVYSRSQMVFAGTKALEDALKIFMPKCSDFHNSEVELWDFLCSMREEGFSPVILRSKDVYGYSSCRSAVPEAKPAPHIKAAAGRAPGAQRRRQRKAGEPAPAGRGGGLTKPSPSQLVSRVLRGTLSRKTVAFRLTTFPIIKVEDSSSDESVSKARQRAQKILKVNLSPVIRLRPVRVP, encoded by the coding sequence ATGGCGGTGTTCGCTGCCGAGGAGCGGGTGGTCTACTCCAGGTCGCAGATGGTGTTCGCGGGAACAAAGGCGCTGGAGGATGCGCTCAAGATCTTCATGCCCAAGTGCAGCGACTTTCACAACTCGGAGGTGGAGCTGTGGGACTTCCTGTGCAGCATGCGGGAGGAGGGCTTCTCGCCGGTCATCCTCCGCAGCAAGGACGTGTACGGGTACTCTTCGTGCCGCTCCGCGGTGCCCGAGGCCAAGCCCGCGCCTCACATCAAAGCTGCCGCCGGCAGGGCGCCCGGCGCTCAGCGGAGGAGACAAAGGAAGGCGGGGGAGCCGGCGCCCGCGGGGCGCGGAGGCGGCCTCACAAAGCCCTCGCCTTCCCAGCTTGTGAGCAGGGTCTTGCGGGGCACCCTGTCCAGGAAGACCGTGGCTTTCCGACTCACCACCTTCCCCATCATAAAAGTCGAGGATTCGTCTTCGGATGAAAGCGTTTCCAAAGCGCGTCAAAGGGCTCAAAAAATCCTGAAAGTCAACTTGTCCCCCGTGATCAGATTAAGACCCGTGAGAGTGCCGTGA